In Equus przewalskii isolate Varuska chromosome 14, EquPr2, whole genome shotgun sequence, the sequence CGGCCTCCCAATGGCCAGGTCATGCCCGGTTCTGTTGCACCGAACTCCACTCCACACAGCGCTGGTTCATATGCTGCTCTGCTCTGATCCCCTAAGTGTTTTGTTGGACCTGCCTACCTAGCCAGATTGTGGGTTTCCCTTGTAGTGCTCCTTGAGTCGATTAATGGATCGGTTGTCCCCTGGTGGAATGTAGATTACTAGGTTGCTGACCTCTGAACCCTGTGGTTTTCAGAACTTCGCTTTGTTTGACCACTGCCACCTTCCCCATCCACCCAGCCTTTGATGCAACAAGTGCCAGTGAGCCAGCAGCAAGAAGGCCATGAAACACTCTGCTAGGCACCGAGGATAACTTTCCCTTCGTGGTTTTAAGTTCTGATGTCTATTCTAAGGAGAGGTGCATAGATAGATGCTCCTAGCCTCCCTTGCCCTCCGCGGTCATCTCTGTCACCAGAGGCTTTCCTGcctaacctctctctgccttccttctacAGGGCCTCATGTTCCGGTGCAGCGCCAGCTGCTGTGAGGACAGCCAGGCGTCCATGCAGCAGGTACACCAGTGCATTGAGCGCTGCCACGCGCCTCTGGCTCAAGCCCAGGCCCTGGTGACCAGCGAGTTGGAGAAGTTCCAGGTGAGGAATATCCCAAAGAGAGGGCTCTAGTCCTTGATGTGGCTCTTTTGCGGGAGATGACAAGCATTTGTTCAAAACTCTTGGTTTTAGCGTCTTGGTTCTTTTAACATTTGTGACCGTCCTGTGGCCAACCAATCTTCACAAGGGTttgacattttggaaaaagtGCCAGAGATTGAGTGCTGTATTTCCCATAGAAACAAAGATGTAAAAGGGAGTCACCAAGGGAGTTCGTGACCAAGAACTtaggctttttttccccacagacaTCAAATATATGTATACTGTATAGTATAAAGTTTCTGAAGCATAATAATTCATTCTTACAACAGCCGAATCCCCAGGAAAGTGGAATAGGATCATCTTTAAAAGGTGCAGATTAGAGCAAGATCCTACCATCATTTGTGGACTTACACACCCACACAAGTGTCTACCCAAGAATGTCCCTACTTGCTACATCCAAGTGACACTTGCAGCTCCCATGTCACTAAAGAGCAGTCATTTGTGTGAAGCCTTATCGTTGACTCACTGATGCCTGCCTCGCAAGCCCCTCCGAGGTCGCTAAGAGCCCCCTGTATCCCTCTCTGGAGCAAAAGGTAGCCACAACTTCATTTTACTCCCTTCCTCTGAATATGCTTTTCTGGAGCATGGGGAAAGCAGGGCCCACTTCTGAAGCAGTTTGTCATAGCCTGGGATTCTGTTCACATGGAAACATTATGTCTAATGTGATACATTTTTACATTCTGCTAtagaaaattcttcaaaattactGACACTATAAAGGAataacttctccaaggtcacgGAACTCCGATGAGTTCCTTTATGTTTCTTCTGACACCTGACTTTATAGATAGAGTCTTGGAAAAATTGATTCATGAATTTCTGTATAACTTGCTCCTTCCATTCCCTTTTCTGTCCTCTCCAGTCAGGCTTACCTTCCACTGTGCCAGAACTGCTCTTACTACTCCCCTCCGTGGGTCTAAATCCAGTggccatttctctttcctcatcttcctcagcCTCTCTGCATCATTGGCACAGTGGATCACTCTCCAGCTCCCTGAAACACTTTATTCAGTTGGCTACCAAGACACCTCACTCTGGTTTCCACCTCCCTCCATGGCCCTCTTTCTTGGCCTCCTTTGCTGGTGTTTCCCCTCTCTAGCCTCTGAGCGTTGGAGGGCCCAGAGCTGTCCCTGGACCTTTTCTCTTTTCCGTCTAGTTTTCTGTTCTCATAACTATAAATATCATCTATATGCTGACAATGCCTACATTTGTATCTCTAGACCAACTTCACTCCTGATGTCCAGATTCATATAACCAACTGTTTCCTCAACatctccacttatttattttgtttgtctctctctctcgtctCTGGAATGTAAGTTCTACAAGGGCAAGAACTTTATCTGTTTCACTCATCACTGTATTCCCCAGCGctagaagagtacctggcacatagtagatgctcaataaatgttggttaattGAGTGTTTTTCTGTAGCAAGGACAGACATTAAAGACTCGAGATGTTTGTAAGCTTTTCTGTAATTGAGTAACAGTAGCCTCTAGTTACTTCTCACTTCTGGAAAGGGCTTCTTTACGATTTATTCTGTCATTCACCTGCTTTCTAGTAATGCTTTGTCTGGGACCTCCAGGTACCACCCTCCGTTTCAGTATAATCTTTGTTGATTGCACTATAGTGTCCCTTTAATTGATCAAGATAATATATGTCAAGCCAAAATATGTAGCAGAGCGCCTGGCGCATGGTAAGTACTCGGGAAATGGAGGCCAACCTCTCAGCCTTCTCTACCCTCTTCCTTCTTGCCACAGGACCGTCTGGCCCGGTGCACCATGCATTGCAATGACAAAGCCAAAGATTCAATAGATGCCGGAAGTAAAGAGCTTCAAGTGAAGCGGCAGCTGGAGAGTTGTGTGACCAAATGTGTGGATGACCACATGCACCTCATCCCAACCATGACCAAGAAGATGAAGGAGTCTCTCTCATCCATTGGGAAATAGAAGTCTTTGCCATTGGCCAGTGGGGCTAAGGACAGGAATctatttaaaaagaggaatgGGAATTTTGGTCTTTTAAGCAAAGtttatgaatgaagaaattaaggatgGCAGCGAGTTTAAGGCATATGTCACTTTCCTCTGGACATTGGTTTCTTTATGTTTCACTCCTAgaaagtgaaatggaaaaaacTGGTGCTAAAATATGAGTCAGAGATAGCACAGGAGAGTTTCTGAGAGCCTGTTTCATGTGGCGAGTGCTTATCCTGGCTGTAGGGATCTCCCTTGTACCCAACCAGAGCCCTCCGAGGTACCAGATTCTTCTTAGTACACAGGTTCCAGCAGGCTGGCAGTTTCCTCTCACCTGCCTATGATCTGGTGGAGTGGGAAGACAGGTGTTCTCCGTTTGTTGACAACTTTCTGTTGACTGCAAGGATCACCACACCATTTTCCATAAACTAATTTAGAAGGCAGAAAAAGGTTTCTGGGTCTttgttttgcttggttttgttttatatacAAGGGCATGAAGTTGATTTAAGATGTGGAGTTGGGAGAGGTAGTTTGCATAGGAACTTGGAAAAGTTTCTTGTGAATATCCCTTTCTGGCCATCAAGATGTGGATGTGTGTTTCTTAAAATTCTCACACATTCCATCCTTCACCCTGGAGAGAGGCCGTGTCATACTGGGGATGGGAAACAGACCTTCCCTCTCACGGACTGCCGCGTCGGGCCCGGAGGCTGTCTGCAGCAGTGACAGGACAATCTTGCAGGAACACTCTCCCTTGATGGGAAAGAGGGGTTCAACTGTGCTATATACAGGTATCTAGGAATGAAGAGTGAAAGAGGAACTGCTGGCTGCTTAATTAAGAGAGTTCTGAAGTACTGAATTTGGGAAAACCTGCTTTTCATAGAACAGAATGGAATGAAAGCCTA encodes:
- the FAM136A gene encoding protein FAM136A isoform X1 gives rise to the protein MAELQQLRVQEAVDSMVKSLERENIRKMQGLMFRCSASCCEDSQASMQQVHQCIERCHAPLAQAQALVTSELEKFQDRLARCTMHCNDKAKDSIDAGSKELQVKRQLESCVTKCVDDHMHLIPTMTKKMKESLSSIGK
- the FAM136A gene encoding protein FAM136A isoform X2, whose product is MFRCSASCCEDSQASMQQVHQCIERCHAPLAQAQALVTSELEKFQDRLARCTMHCNDKAKDSIDAGSKELQVKRQLESCVTKCVDDHMHLIPTMTKKMKESLSSIGK